Within Cryptosporangium aurantiacum, the genomic segment CAGTGACCTCCGGTCAGGGACAGGGATCGAGCGGGATGCGGTGGAGGCGCCGCAGCACGAGCGCCAGCTGCAGTCGGAGGCCACCGTGCGCGTCGGTGAGCGACCAGCCGAGGAGACGCTCGGCGTGGGTGATGCGTTTCTGGAGCGTCGAGTGGTGCAGGCGCAACCGGGTCGCAGCGCCTCGCAGGCTGGAACTCGCGCTGACCGCTTCCAGCGTCGCGAGGATCCACGGGGCTGTCCGCGCGGCTCGTTCGAGCGCGGCGACGTCCTCGATCTCCGGGGTACCTGGTCCGACCGTTCGCGCCAGCACAAGGAGGCCGCCCGCCTCTTCGGCGTGGACGATCCTGGGACCAGGATCGGCGGGAGTGCCGGCGGCGGTGAGGCGCAGCGCGAGCCGCGCCTGTGCCCAGGAGGCAGGCAGGTCGTCAACGGCGACCAGCGGGCCGATGCCCGCACGGACGGTGCTGGGCGGCGAGCTCTCGCGCTCGGAGGGTACGTCCTCGGACTCCCCGTAGATCCGTGCCCCACCGTCGGCGAAGGCAGCCGCCCTGGCCCGTTTCCAAGCTGCCATGCCCAGCCGTTGTGCTGCCATGGCCCGGGTGTCAGGTGCGGCCTCGGCGTCGAGGAGAACCTCGATCGAGGCCGGATCGTGCGGACGACGACGGCCGCTGCCCCGGGTCCGGTCCAGGACCGTGGCGGCCACTGCGGCCGCGCGCTCCAAGACGATCGCATCGATGGGGCGCGGGGAGCCCGAGCGCTCCA encodes:
- a CDS encoding helix-turn-helix domain-containing protein, whose product is MRELTVRLDALDPEAGAALRVVTYFDDLLAHGAGIQSIVRGAAMLTAGPVALVDHVRQVHIRVDADGRTGRPAESPDPRWPHISVGSGDAVLWLERSGSPRPIDAIVLERAAAVAATVLDRTRGSGRRRPHDPASIEVLLDAEAAPDTRAMAAQRLGMAAWKRARAAAFADGGARIYGESEDVPSERESSPPSTVRAGIGPLVAVDDLPASWAQARLALRLTAAGTPADPGPRIVHAEEAGGLLVLARTVGPGTPEIEDVAALERAARTAPWILATLEAVSASSSLRGAATRLRLHHSTLQKRITHAERLLGWSLTDAHGGLRLQLALVLRRLHRIPLDPCP